In bacterium, the DNA window CGACTTTGTTCATGGTTTCCTGGACATCCTGGGGCGGATCGATCTCTTTCAATTCCGTCCTGACGATATCAATTCCCCAGTTGTGAGTTTCCTTGCTCAGTGTGCCGAGTAATTCACTGTTGATCTTATCCCTTTCGCTGTTTGCTGATTTGAGGGTCAGGGTGCCGATGATATTCCTCAGCGTGGTCCTTGCTAAATTAACTATCTGCCACTTGTAGTTATAGACATTATATTGTGAATTCTTTACATTTACTTCATCATCTTTTACTTTAAAATAAACTTGGGCGTCAACACGCGCATTCAGGTTGTCATTGGTGATTATCTCCTGAGGCTGGGCATCCACCATCTGCTCCGTAATATTAACGATTATCATCCTGTCAACGACAGGAATAATCCAGTTAAAACCCGGGTAAGCGAATTTTTTATACTTTCCCAGCCTTTCTATAAGGCCTCTGTTTGTAGGCCTGACAATCCTGATTCCGGAAAAAAATATCACAATCAAAACCGCCGATATTATCCACAACATAACAACCTCCTTCTTGTTTTTATAAGGAATTTACCTGCTTTTGAGGCAATCGCGCAATTACAAAATCAGCCGGTATTTATAACTTTAAACTGCTGTCGGTTTGTTTTTTAAAATAATTTGCCGCGGAATCCCTTAAAACCTCCGCCGAATATCTATGCGACGGTGATTTCCCCGCAAAGGTAAACATCCTGTATCGCATTCAGTATCTGCACACCGTCTTTGAATGGTTTCTGGAACGCCTTTCTTCCGGAAATCAGGCCCATGCCGCCGGCCCGTTTATTGATTACCGCGGTCCTGACTGCCTGTTTTATGTCATTTTCGCCCGAAGCGCCTCCGGAATTTATCAGTCCTATCCTGCCCATATAACAGTTAGCGACCTGATATCTCGTCAAATCTATGGGGTTATCCGTAGTTAACTTATC includes these proteins:
- a CDS encoding SPFH/Band 7/PHB domain protein — protein: MLWIISAVLIVIFFSGIRIVRPTNRGLIERLGKYKKFAYPGFNWIIPVVDRMIIVNITEQMVDAQPQEIITNDNLNARVDAQVYFKVKDDEVNVKNSQYNVYNYKWQIVNLARTTLRNIIGTLTLKSANSERDKINSELLGTLSKETHNWGIDIVRTELKEIDPPQDVQETMNKVVKAENEKIAALDFANALERQADGEKRAEIKKAEGIKQGKILQAEGQAEAIKLVNEAANKYFVGNAQLLRKLETVEKSLMENAKIVIPAGAELVNVIGELAGVLPLKK